The Gemmatimonadaceae bacterium genome window below encodes:
- a CDS encoding GntR family transcriptional regulator, with protein MSLAIVVHPGSTVPIYRQIVEQVCAAAIAGRLRDDEALPSVRALAEQLVVNPNTVARAYAELSRDGIIEARSGRGMYLSERRRIYSGPERARRMEQAVSTFVSEAFVLGYEPDEIVEHVARRVKAARKGGHR; from the coding sequence ATGTCACTCGCCATCGTCGTCCACCCGGGCAGCACCGTGCCGATCTATCGGCAGATCGTCGAGCAGGTGTGCGCCGCCGCGATCGCGGGCCGCCTCCGCGACGACGAGGCGCTGCCCAGCGTGCGCGCCCTGGCCGAGCAGCTCGTCGTGAACCCGAACACCGTCGCGCGCGCGTATGCCGAGCTGTCGCGCGACGGGATCATCGAAGCGCGCTCGGGACGCGGCATGTATCTCTCCGAGCGCCGGCGGATCTACAGCGGGCCCGAACGCGCGCGGCGCATGGAGCAGGCTGTCTCCACCTTCGTCTCGGAAGCATTCGTGCTCGGGTACGAGCCCGACGAGATCGTCGAACACGTCGCGCGACGCGTGAAAGCGGCGCGCAAAGGAGGCCATCGATGA
- a CDS encoding ABC transporter ATP-binding protein, with product MRSDAVISIRDVTHYFGRRRVLDQVSLDVPRGSVFAFLGRNGSGKTTMIRIMLGLLEPTRGGTRVLGDDGRRISPETRARIGYMSESHALYDWMTVEQLGAYQATFYARWNQRIFDSVVGHFRLNRETKAGSLSRGERAGLSLAITLAPEPELLVLDDPALGLDPVARRALLESMLYVTRAADRTIFFSSHLLDDVERVADHLAILDRSVLRASCSVDAFRSSISQFRLQFAAGSVPPNLPPIRGMLHARTATDALWLTIARPDDETQRVLHSLGAPIVDEVPLNFADALTGYLGERDVRGSFLGGVA from the coding sequence ATGAGGTCCGACGCCGTCATCAGCATCCGCGATGTCACGCACTACTTCGGCAGGCGACGCGTGCTCGATCAGGTCTCGCTCGACGTTCCGCGAGGGAGCGTCTTCGCGTTTCTCGGCCGCAACGGTTCCGGCAAGACGACGATGATTCGCATCATGCTCGGCCTGCTCGAGCCGACGCGCGGCGGAACCCGCGTGCTTGGCGACGACGGCCGGCGCATCTCGCCCGAGACGCGGGCGCGGATCGGCTACATGTCCGAGTCGCACGCGCTCTACGACTGGATGACCGTCGAGCAGTTGGGCGCGTATCAAGCGACGTTCTACGCGCGGTGGAACCAGAGGATCTTCGACTCGGTCGTCGGTCACTTCCGGCTGAATCGCGAGACGAAGGCGGGGAGTCTTTCGCGCGGCGAGCGTGCCGGACTCTCGCTGGCCATCACGCTCGCGCCCGAGCCCGAGCTTCTCGTGCTCGACGATCCCGCGCTCGGCCTCGATCCCGTCGCGCGGCGCGCGCTGCTCGAGTCGATGTTGTACGTCACGCGCGCCGCGGATCGCACCATTTTCTTTTCGTCGCACCTCCTCGACGACGTCGAGCGCGTCGCCGACCATCTCGCCATTCTCGATCGCAGCGTACTGCGCGCGAGCTGTTCGGTGGATGCCTTCCGCTCGAGCATCTCGCAGTTCCGGCTGCAGTTCGCCGCGGGCAGCGTGCCGCCGAATCTGCCGCCCATTCGCGGGATGTTGCACGCTCGCACGGCGACGGACGCGCTGTGGCTCACGATCGCGCGTCCCGACGACGAGACGCAGCGTGTGCTGCATTCGCTCGGCGCGCCGATCGTGGATGAAGTGCCGCTCAACTTCGCCGACGCACTCACCGGCTACCTGGGCGAGCGCGACGTCCGTGGATCGTTCCTCGGGGGTGTGGCGTGA
- a CDS encoding GxxExxY protein produces MSENLKDADLTGRIIGAFYAVYDKLGYGFLESVYGAGFEIELERHGIRFTREQPVDVFYDGRPIGRYRTDFIIEGRVVVEIKASRAFDESYDKQVLNYLRATRMELGMLLHFGPKPSFKRYIFENSRKGALEVFVNR; encoded by the coding sequence ATGTCGGAAAACCTGAAGGACGCAGACCTGACCGGTCGCATCATCGGCGCGTTTTACGCCGTGTATGACAAGCTGGGGTATGGCTTTCTGGAAAGTGTGTACGGTGCGGGCTTCGAGATCGAGCTCGAGCGACACGGCATCCGGTTCACTCGCGAACAACCCGTCGACGTCTTCTACGATGGCCGGCCGATTGGACGGTATCGAACGGATTTCATCATTGAAGGTCGGGTCGTCGTCGAGATCAAAGCGTCGAGGGCGTTCGACGAGTCGTACGACAAACAAGTATTGAACTATCTACGGGCGACGCGAATGGAGCTCGGGATGCTGTTGCACTTCGGGCCGAAGCCGAGCTTCAAACGGTACATTTTCGAGAATTCGCGGAAAGGGGCGTTGGAGGTGTTCGTCAATCGGTAA
- a CDS encoding Gfo/Idh/MocA family oxidoreductase, with translation MSVDRREFLKTSSVAGLGALAAPLLRRTGPSPNEKVVVAVIGVNGRGVVHAQNFSSSGNSEVAYICDVDSNVVSKGVSAATGQAKAPKVVGDFRRVLDDKSVDAISIAVPDHWHAPMALLALAAGKHVYLEKPSGHDPHEDELLIRAATKYRTHVQLGTQRRSGPRFFEAVHALRDGVIGTPYLARAWYANTRVGIGKGKVVPVPSNLDYELWQGPAPRTPYRDNVIHYNWHWFTRWGTGEICNNGTHEIDVARWLLGVDYPITVDSVGTRQHFADDWEFPDTQDATFEFQGGKTIVWHGQSCNGLPMYGRARGTMILGTNGSMIIDQDGYEISDIKGKTVTQTAVVQAGDPLNTVGDDALTMLHMKNFLDAIRTGAKLNAPISDGAKTGMLCHLGTISQQTGRKLRIDPATGRIVGDADAMMRWGREYAAAWAPVG, from the coding sequence ATGAGCGTCGATCGCCGCGAGTTTCTCAAGACGTCGTCGGTGGCCGGACTCGGCGCACTGGCCGCGCCGCTGCTGCGCCGCACCGGACCATCACCAAACGAGAAAGTCGTCGTCGCCGTCATCGGAGTGAACGGGCGCGGCGTGGTGCACGCGCAAAATTTTTCGTCGAGCGGCAATAGCGAGGTGGCGTACATCTGCGACGTCGACAGCAACGTCGTATCGAAGGGTGTGAGCGCCGCGACGGGGCAAGCGAAGGCGCCGAAGGTCGTCGGTGATTTCCGCCGTGTGCTCGACGATAAGTCAGTGGATGCGATCTCGATCGCGGTGCCCGATCACTGGCACGCGCCGATGGCGCTGCTGGCGCTCGCCGCGGGAAAGCACGTCTATCTCGAGAAGCCGAGCGGGCACGATCCGCACGAGGACGAGCTGCTGATCCGTGCGGCGACGAAGTACCGAACGCACGTACAGCTGGGCACGCAGCGGCGGTCGGGACCGCGGTTCTTCGAGGCGGTGCATGCGCTGCGCGACGGCGTGATCGGCACACCGTATCTCGCGCGGGCGTGGTACGCGAACACGCGCGTGGGTATCGGCAAGGGCAAGGTCGTGCCGGTGCCATCCAATCTCGATTATGAGTTGTGGCAAGGCCCGGCGCCGCGCACGCCGTATCGCGACAACGTCATTCACTACAACTGGCACTGGTTCACGCGCTGGGGCACGGGTGAGATCTGCAACAACGGCACGCACGAGATCGACGTCGCGCGTTGGCTGCTCGGCGTCGACTATCCGATCACGGTGGATTCGGTCGGGACGCGCCAGCATTTCGCGGACGATTGGGAATTTCCGGACACGCAGGATGCGACGTTCGAGTTCCAGGGCGGCAAGACGATCGTCTGGCACGGGCAGAGCTGTAACGGCCTGCCGATGTACGGCCGCGCGCGCGGGACGATGATCCTGGGTACGAACGGCAGCATGATCATCGATCAGGATGGATATGAGATCTCTGATATCAAGGGGAAGACGGTCACGCAGACGGCCGTCGTGCAGGCGGGCGATCCGCTGAACACCGTCGGCGACGATGCGCTGACCATGCTTCACATGAAGAACTTTCTCGACGCGATACGGACGGGTGCGAAGCTCAATGCGCCGATTTCGGATGGGGCGAAGACCGGGATGCTGTGCCATCTCGGGACCATTTCGCAGCAGACGGGGCGGAAGCTGCGTATCGATCCGGCGACTGGGCGGATTGTCGGCGACGCGGACGCGATGATGCGGTGGGGGCGTGAGTATGCGGCAGCGTGGGCGCCCGTGGGGTGA
- a CDS encoding alpha/beta fold hydrolase, whose product MRPLSLTLAILALIAGSRVAAAQRDAVARGGDTSFTRADAQHDMALLMKIRNPHGVQSLEQVTLGGSKQWISIRGTNRDNPLMLFIHGGPGDAMMTREWAFQRPWEDFFTVVQWDQRGGGKNALADTSKAMQATFSVARDVADAEELVALLRQRFGKQKIVIVGHSFGTVIGSELAARHPDWVSVYVGIGQASPNGESMLYDDVLALAHAAKNATAVAQLDSMKGYPNVPGAALARDVATLRRWSRFFGGAWYGDQDWSAYSAIQWLGPEYTDAEMRAFGPAEGRVTARVLSADFFGQDAKLARHFDVPVVFMMGRHDLHTPYSAAKRYFDSLTAPSKRFVTFEESAHVPFLEEPGHFLEALLRDVQPLAAERAEAWTSLFDGKTLSGWHGLGYEKTPPGLWVVEDGAIVRVPNGRAPVQADGQPLTGMDLISDRAFRDFELSWEWKIAPGGNSGLKYNVSESLSTHMDPPHAAKGWEYQMLDDSLAEDNKLATHRTGALYDMFASSEPGATRPAGEWNSSRLIFVGNHGEHWLNGVKVVSFDLGTPAFDSAFAKSKYAKYPSWFPIRRAGQIVLQDHDAGVWFRNIKIREIK is encoded by the coding sequence ATGAGACCCCTTTCCCTGACGCTCGCGATCCTCGCGCTGATCGCCGGCTCCCGCGTCGCCGCCGCGCAGCGGGATGCCGTCGCTCGCGGCGGCGACACGTCGTTCACGCGCGCCGACGCGCAGCACGACATGGCGCTCCTGATGAAGATTCGAAATCCGCACGGCGTGCAGTCGCTCGAGCAGGTCACGCTCGGCGGCAGCAAACAGTGGATCTCCATTCGCGGGACCAACCGCGACAACCCGCTAATGTTGTTCATCCACGGCGGCCCCGGCGATGCGATGATGACACGCGAATGGGCGTTTCAACGGCCGTGGGAGGACTTCTTCACCGTCGTGCAGTGGGATCAGCGCGGCGGCGGAAAGAACGCGCTCGCCGACACGTCGAAAGCGATGCAGGCCACGTTCTCGGTGGCACGCGACGTCGCCGATGCCGAAGAGCTCGTGGCATTGCTCCGGCAGCGATTCGGAAAGCAGAAGATCGTCATCGTCGGCCATTCGTTCGGGACGGTGATCGGATCCGAGCTCGCGGCGCGTCACCCGGACTGGGTCAGCGTGTATGTGGGCATCGGCCAGGCGTCGCCGAATGGCGAGTCGATGCTCTACGACGACGTGCTCGCGCTGGCGCACGCGGCGAAGAACGCGACGGCCGTGGCGCAGCTCGATTCCATGAAAGGCTATCCCAACGTGCCCGGTGCCGCGCTCGCGCGCGACGTCGCCACGCTGCGCCGATGGTCGCGCTTTTTCGGCGGTGCATGGTACGGCGACCAGGACTGGTCAGCGTACTCCGCGATTCAGTGGCTTGGTCCCGAATACACCGACGCCGAGATGCGCGCGTTCGGTCCCGCGGAAGGACGCGTCACGGCACGCGTGCTCAGCGCCGACTTCTTCGGCCAGGACGCGAAACTTGCGCGTCACTTCGATGTGCCGGTCGTGTTCATGATGGGCCGGCACGATCTGCACACGCCGTACAGCGCGGCGAAGCGCTACTTCGACAGTCTCACGGCGCCGAGCAAGCGGTTCGTGACGTTCGAGGAGAGCGCGCACGTGCCGTTTCTCGAGGAGCCTGGGCACTTTCTCGAAGCGTTGCTGCGGGACGTGCAGCCGCTCGCCGCCGAGCGCGCCGAGGCTTGGACGTCGTTGTTCGACGGCAAGACACTCTCGGGCTGGCACGGACTGGGCTACGAGAAGACGCCGCCTGGATTGTGGGTGGTAGAGGACGGCGCCATCGTCCGCGTGCCGAACGGGCGCGCGCCCGTGCAGGCCGACGGGCAGCCACTCACGGGAATGGATCTCATCTCCGATCGCGCGTTTCGTGATTTCGAATTGTCGTGGGAATGGAAGATCGCGCCGGGCGGCAACAGCGGACTGAAATACAACGTCTCTGAATCGTTGTCGACGCACATGGATCCGCCGCATGCCGCCAAGGGCTGGGAATATCAAATGCTCGACGATTCGCTGGCCGAGGACAACAAGCTCGCCACGCATCGCACCGGGGCGCTGTACGACATGTTCGCGTCCAGCGAGCCCGGCGCGACGCGCCCCGCGGGCGAATGGAATTCGTCGCGCTTGATCTTCGTGGGCAATCACGGCGAGCATTGGTTGAACGGCGTCAAGGTCGTGTCGTTCGATCTCGGGACGCCGGCGTTCGACTCGGCGTTCGCGAAGAGCAAGTACGCGAAGTATCCGTCGTGGTTTCCAATCCGGCGCGCGGGACAGATCGTGCTGCAGGATCACGACGCGGGCGTGTGGTTTCGGAACATCAAGATTCGGGAGATCAAATGA
- a CDS encoding APC family permease, which translates to MADPANPTAVPDASVPPDQPHLTRRFGLLPATALNMTNMIGVGPFITIPLLMSALGGPQAMLGWIVALVIVICDGMVWSELGAAMPGSGGSFHYLREAFGSQRFGRLMAFLFVWQFVLSGPLEIASGYIGFGDYTSYIWKGMTRPQEIALVTVIGIVNIALLYRRIHSIAKLTIALWIGTLVTVLAVIVAGMFHFNPRVAFDFPPGAFNFSIGFFLGIGAASRIGIYDYLGYYDVCYIGDEVRDPGRVIPKSILYSTAAVAVIYLGINLSIIGVVPWRSFVPASAHPESNFVVSIFMQTLFGTKVATVFTLLVLWTAFGSVFALLLGYSRIPYAAAESGYFFRVFGRLHPTKGFPYVSLLVLGVISIVAGFFSLGTVIDALIVTRILVQFMGQIFGLMLLRKRAPDMPRPYKMWLYPVPGLVALFGWIFVFATTDARVLLFGVGVLALGGLAFLLWSWNTKRWPFGLVEAV; encoded by the coding sequence ATGGCCGACCCTGCGAACCCGACAGCAGTCCCCGACGCCTCCGTGCCGCCCGACCAGCCGCACCTGACGCGCCGGTTCGGCCTCCTGCCGGCCACCGCGTTGAACATGACCAACATGATCGGCGTTGGTCCGTTCATCACCATTCCGCTCCTGATGTCGGCGCTGGGCGGCCCGCAGGCGATGCTGGGATGGATCGTTGCCCTGGTCATCGTCATCTGCGACGGCATGGTCTGGAGCGAGCTCGGCGCCGCGATGCCGGGCTCCGGCGGATCGTTTCACTACCTTCGCGAAGCGTTCGGCAGCCAACGGTTCGGCCGTCTCATGGCGTTCCTCTTCGTGTGGCAGTTCGTGCTCAGCGGACCGCTCGAGATCGCGTCGGGCTACATCGGCTTCGGCGACTACACGAGCTACATCTGGAAGGGGATGACGCGGCCGCAGGAGATCGCGCTCGTCACGGTGATTGGCATCGTCAACATCGCGCTCCTGTACCGGCGCATTCACTCGATCGCGAAGCTCACCATTGCGCTGTGGATCGGCACGCTCGTCACGGTGCTCGCGGTGATCGTCGCCGGCATGTTCCACTTCAATCCGCGCGTGGCGTTCGACTTTCCGCCCGGCGCGTTCAACTTCTCGATCGGCTTCTTCCTTGGCATTGGCGCCGCGTCGCGCATCGGCATCTACGACTACCTCGGCTACTACGATGTGTGTTACATCGGCGACGAGGTGCGCGATCCCGGCCGCGTCATTCCGAAATCCATTCTCTACAGCACGGCCGCGGTCGCCGTCATCTACCTCGGCATCAATTTGTCGATCATCGGCGTCGTGCCGTGGCGCAGTTTCGTACCGGCGAGCGCTCATCCGGAGTCGAATTTCGTCGTATCGATCTTCATGCAGACGTTGTTCGGAACGAAAGTCGCAACGGTGTTCACGCTCCTCGTGCTCTGGACCGCGTTCGGCTCGGTCTTCGCGCTGCTGCTCGGCTACTCGCGTATTCCGTATGCGGCTGCCGAGAGTGGGTATTTCTTCCGTGTGTTCGGCCGGTTGCATCCCACGAAAGGCTTTCCATATGTCTCCTTGCTCGTCCTCGGCGTGATCTCGATCGTCGCCGGCTTCTTCTCGCTCGGCACTGTGATCGATGCGCTGATCGTGACGCGCATTCTCGTGCAGTTCATGGGACAGATCTTCGGGCTGATGTTATTGCGCAAACGCGCGCCGGATATGCCGAGGCCGTACAAGATGTGGCTGTATCCGGTGCCGGGGCTGGTCGCGCTCTTCGGATGGATCTTCGTCTTTGCCACCACCGACGCGCGCGTGCTGCTGTTCGGCGTCGGCGTGCTCGCGCTCGGCGGGCTGGCGTTTCTGCTGTGGTCGTGGAATACCAAGCGCTGGCCGTTTGGCCTCGTGGAGGCGGTATGA
- a CDS encoding glycoside hydrolase family 2 protein, which produces MTIALLFGAATARAQTRRALHDGWRIQSSAKVGTDGARISSPSYHGGDWYAATVPSTVVGALVDAGVFKDPFFGMNLRSIPGMTYNIGLNFVHLPMDPSSPYAVPWWYRTTFKASAARGKHVTLQFDGINYRANIWLNGKRIADSTQVAGTYRRYEYDVTADLAKNGENALAVEITAPTPPDLQTTWVDWNPSPPDKDMGLWKPVYLATTGDVAVRYPVVISKVDTTRHSADVTIGTNLKNLADSAVSGELSATIGGMRVHQRFTVAARDSSYVELPAAHMTNPRLWWPAELGSPEMYDLDVAFAIGGATSDHQHLRTGIREVTSEMTPSGAALFRVNGRRILIRGGGWAPDMFFRPQPQRQDDQLRYALDMHLNTLRLEGNYEDDRFFERTDSLGLLVMTGWVCCEAFEEWPKWGAEQHMVAGLSLRDQIRRLRAHPSVFVWLNGSDNPPPADVEQMYLGIERSEHWPNPTVSSASAKPAQFSGASGVKMTGPYDWVPPGYWMQDATHGGGWGYNTETSPGAAVPPIESIRRMMPERDIKWPLDSVWLFHAAGGQFTHLLDRFNTALSTRFGAPTTAEEYTSTSQLMTYEGERAMFEAYRRNKYTSTGVIQWMFNNAWPSIYWHLFDWYLLPAGGYFGAKKANEPVHVLYSYDDRSIAVVNAERHAVKGVRLRARTLGIDGSVLSTRDTTLDLPADSSMKLFALAEPANVNGAYFADLRLTTAAGASLSTNFYWLSSKPDVLADTSTWYMTPVKAFADFTALKTMPAGSVKSSARFTRGATTSDARVTLTNSGKSLAFFVRLRVVGSDGQEALPVFWEDNYVTLLPGETRTITARWRNRDIHGAPKLVVTPWNKR; this is translated from the coding sequence ATGACAATCGCGTTGCTGTTTGGCGCCGCCACGGCCCGCGCCCAGACCCGCCGCGCACTTCACGACGGCTGGCGCATTCAATCCTCCGCGAAAGTCGGCACGGACGGCGCACGCATCTCTTCGCCGTCGTATCACGGCGGCGATTGGTACGCGGCCACGGTCCCGTCCACGGTCGTCGGCGCGCTCGTCGACGCCGGCGTGTTCAAGGATCCCTTCTTCGGCATGAACCTGCGCTCCATCCCGGGCATGACGTACAACATCGGCTTGAACTTCGTGCACTTGCCGATGGACCCCTCGAGCCCGTACGCGGTGCCGTGGTGGTATCGTACGACCTTTAAGGCGTCGGCCGCGCGCGGCAAGCATGTGACGCTGCAGTTCGACGGCATCAACTATCGCGCGAACATCTGGCTGAACGGCAAGCGGATCGCCGACTCCACGCAGGTCGCCGGCACCTATCGCCGCTACGAGTACGACGTCACCGCCGATCTCGCGAAGAACGGCGAGAATGCGCTCGCCGTCGAGATCACCGCGCCGACACCGCCCGATTTGCAAACGACGTGGGTCGATTGGAATCCGTCGCCGCCCGACAAGGACATGGGTTTGTGGAAGCCGGTGTATCTCGCGACGACGGGCGACGTCGCCGTGCGCTATCCGGTCGTCATCAGCAAAGTCGATACGACCCGCCACTCCGCCGACGTCACCATTGGAACGAATCTCAAGAATCTCGCGGATAGCGCGGTCAGTGGCGAACTGTCGGCGACGATCGGCGGCATGCGCGTGCATCAACGCTTCACCGTCGCGGCGCGCGACAGCTCGTACGTCGAACTGCCCGCGGCGCACATGACGAATCCGCGGTTGTGGTGGCCCGCCGAGCTTGGGTCTCCGGAGATGTACGATCTCGATGTCGCGTTCGCGATCGGCGGCGCAACTTCCGATCATCAGCATTTGCGAACTGGTATTCGCGAAGTGACGTCAGAGATGACGCCGTCCGGTGCCGCGCTGTTTCGCGTGAACGGCCGCCGCATTCTCATTCGCGGGGGCGGTTGGGCGCCCGACATGTTCTTCCGCCCGCAACCGCAGCGCCAGGACGATCAGCTTCGCTACGCGCTCGACATGCACCTCAACACGCTTCGCCTCGAGGGCAACTACGAGGACGATCGTTTCTTCGAGCGCACCGACAGCCTGGGCCTTCTCGTCATGACGGGTTGGGTGTGTTGCGAGGCATTCGAGGAATGGCCGAAGTGGGGCGCCGAGCAGCACATGGTCGCGGGGTTGTCGCTGCGCGATCAGATTCGTCGGCTGCGCGCGCATCCGAGCGTCTTCGTTTGGCTCAACGGCAGCGACAATCCGCCGCCGGCCGACGTCGAGCAGATGTACCTCGGCATCGAGAGGAGCGAGCATTGGCCGAATCCGACCGTGTCGTCGGCCAGCGCCAAGCCGGCGCAATTCTCCGGCGCGAGCGGCGTGAAGATGACCGGCCCGTACGATTGGGTGCCGCCGGGCTATTGGATGCAGGACGCGACACACGGGGGGGGGTGGGGCTACAACACCGAGACGAGTCCCGGCGCGGCGGTGCCGCCCATCGAGAGCATTCGCCGCATGATGCCCGAGCGCGACATCAAGTGGCCACTCGACAGCGTGTGGCTCTTCCACGCGGCGGGCGGACAGTTCACGCATCTGCTCGATCGATTCAACACCGCGCTCTCGACACGCTTCGGCGCGCCGACGACGGCGGAAGAGTACACCTCGACGTCGCAGCTGATGACGTACGAGGGCGAGCGCGCGATGTTCGAGGCGTATCGCCGCAACAAGTACACGTCCACGGGCGTGATTCAATGGATGTTCAACAACGCGTGGCCGTCGATCTACTGGCATCTCTTCGACTGGTATCTGCTCCCCGCGGGGGGATACTTCGGCGCGAAGAAGGCGAACGAGCCGGTGCACGTGTTGTACTCGTACGATGATCGCAGCATCGCGGTCGTGAATGCCGAACGGCACGCGGTCAAAGGCGTTCGTCTGCGCGCGCGGACGCTGGGGATCGACGGATCGGTTCTCTCGACGCGCGACACGACGCTCGACCTTCCGGCGGACAGCAGCATGAAACTGTTCGCGCTGGCGGAGCCCGCCAACGTCAACGGCGCCTATTTCGCCGATTTGCGCCTCACGACGGCGGCCGGCGCGTCGCTCAGCACGAACTTTTATTGGCTGTCGTCCAAGCCCGACGTGCTTGCCGATACGTCGACCTGGTACATGACGCCGGTGAAGGCGTTCGCGGATTTCACGGCGCTCAAGACCATGCCGGCGGGTTCGGTGAAGTCGTCTGCAAGATTCACTCGAGGAGCCACGACGAGCGATGCACGCGTCACACTTACCAATTCTGGAAAGTCGCTGGCGTTCTTCGTGCGGTTGCGGGTGGTCGGCAGCGACGGACAGGAAGCGCTGCCCGTATTTTGGGAAGACAACTACGTGACGCTGCTGCCGGGAGAGACGCGGACGATCACGGCGCGGTGGCGGAACCGCGATATCCACGGAGCGCCGAAGCTGGTGGTCACGCCGTGGAATAAGCGGTAG
- a CDS encoding SPFH domain-containing protein, with translation MTLRDFVAGELIDIIEWLDESRDTMVWRFPRPNNEIKNGAQLIVRPGQAALLVDQGKVADEFGPGRHVLATSNLPVLSRLRGWKYGFASPFKAEVVFVNTTQFTNRKWGTSNPVIVRDAQLGPVRLRAFGTFSVRIENPHTFVDEIVGTNALFTVDLIGEQLRDFVVSKVSGALAESQVSIFDLAARYGELGASIQQRVAPDFAQYGLEISQLVVENVSLPAEVEAAIDQRAKLGVIGNLDQYAKLQSADAVRDAAKNPGSGMGAVVGLGLGSAAVAQTQAQPPAVNLEPPPVPHGDAWYYVVNGERRGPTDLAGLKRAAASGELGADTLVWKAGMAGWEAVRNVDDLRQVVATEGTRG, from the coding sequence GTGACTCTGCGTGACTTCGTCGCCGGCGAATTGATCGACATCATCGAGTGGCTCGACGAGTCGCGCGACACGATGGTCTGGCGCTTTCCTCGGCCCAACAACGAGATCAAGAACGGCGCGCAGCTCATCGTGCGCCCGGGCCAAGCGGCGCTGCTGGTCGATCAGGGCAAGGTCGCCGACGAATTCGGACCCGGGCGGCACGTGCTGGCGACGTCGAACCTTCCGGTGCTCTCGCGACTGCGCGGGTGGAAGTACGGCTTCGCGAGTCCGTTCAAGGCCGAAGTCGTCTTCGTGAACACGACGCAGTTCACGAACCGGAAGTGGGGGACGTCGAACCCGGTGATCGTGCGCGATGCGCAGCTCGGGCCCGTTCGGCTGCGCGCGTTCGGCACGTTCTCGGTGCGCATCGAGAATCCGCACACGTTCGTCGACGAGATCGTCGGCACGAACGCCTTGTTCACGGTGGATCTCATCGGCGAGCAATTACGAGACTTCGTCGTCTCGAAAGTCTCGGGCGCGCTCGCGGAGTCTCAGGTGTCGATCTTCGATCTGGCGGCGCGCTACGGCGAGCTGGGTGCGAGCATTCAGCAGCGGGTCGCGCCGGATTTCGCGCAGTATGGATTAGAGATCTCTCAACTCGTGGTCGAGAATGTGTCGCTGCCGGCGGAGGTCGAGGCGGCGATCGATCAGCGGGCGAAGTTGGGGGTGATCGGGAATCTCGATCAGTATGCGAAACTGCAGAGTGCCGATGCCGTGCGGGACGCGGCGAAGAATCCGGGATCGGGAATGGGGGCGGTGGTCGGCCTCGGACTGGGGTCGGCGGCCGTCGCGCAGACGCAGGCACAGCCGCCCGCGGTGAATCTCGAGCCGCCGCCGGTGCCGCACGGCGACGCGTGGTATTACGTGGTAAATGGTGAGCGTCGCGGACCGACGGACTTAGCGGGACTCAAGCGGGCGGCGGCGAGCGGAGAGCTTGGTGCGGACACCCTGGTGTGGAAGGCGGGGATGGCGGGGTGGGAGGCGGTGCGAAACGTGGATGACCTCAGGCAGGTGGTTGCGACCGAGGGCACGCGAGGGTGA
- a CDS encoding zf-TFIIB domain-containing protein has protein sequence MPSSLNCPTCGAPAPSATASRCEYCGSTLTTVACPSCFGAMFAGMDFCPHCGAKAARTVGDAASALPCPGCKAEMRAVTIGTTPMHECAACASLWLDAATFTQLCTNREERGAVIAFADVTTRAPTARSAPSAAVRYVPCPMCAKIMNRQNFGRRSGVIVDVCKGHGVWFEDNELHAALAFIDSGGFERARQEDVKQQLDEQAKLIREFEESGQRFRELDAAMTHRTKPGASSLLEDALRSFFS, from the coding sequence GTGCCCTCGTCCCTCAACTGCCCCACCTGCGGCGCACCGGCGCCGAGCGCGACGGCGTCGCGGTGCGAGTACTGCGGCTCGACGCTGACGACTGTCGCGTGTCCGTCGTGCTTCGGCGCGATGTTCGCCGGCATGGACTTTTGCCCGCACTGCGGCGCGAAAGCCGCGCGTACGGTGGGCGATGCCGCGTCCGCGCTGCCGTGTCCCGGCTGCAAGGCCGAGATGCGCGCGGTGACCATCGGCACCACGCCGATGCACGAGTGCGCGGCTTGCGCGAGCCTGTGGCTCGATGCCGCAACCTTCACACAGCTATGTACGAACCGCGAGGAGCGGGGCGCCGTGATCGCCTTCGCCGATGTGACGACACGCGCGCCCACAGCGCGGTCGGCGCCCAGCGCGGCCGTTCGATATGTGCCCTGTCCGATGTGCGCGAAGATCATGAATCGCCAGAACTTTGGCCGCCGTTCGGGCGTGATCGTCGACGTGTGCAAGGGGCACGGCGTGTGGTTCGAGGACAACGAGCTGCATGCCGCGCTCGCGTTCATCGACAGCGGCGGGTTCGAGCGCGCACGCCAGGAAGACGTCAAGCAACAACTCGACGAGCAGGCAAAGCTCATTCGCGAGTTCGAGGAGAGCGGCCAGCGCTTTCGGGAGCTCGACGCCGCGATGACTCACCGCACCAAGCCCGGCGCGTCGAGTTTGCTCGAGGATGCGTTGCGCTCGTTCTTCTCGTAG